AAAAGGAATGGATCTTAATGGACATGAATTGATGACAAACCATATCAGGTGGAATCTGGAGCTAACCTTCTCAGCCTATTTCACTCACCACTTGTCTAGCCATTAACTAAACCGTTGCCAGGTTTGGTGGGAATGTGTTGTCGACAAtccaaaggagaagaagaagaagaaggtagcaGCAGTTACttattcttctcttccttcttctcgagTTCCCTTGTGGAGGCTTTGCCGCTTCCTCGATGCCTTCTGCTGCAGCTCTGCGCGATGATACTACTCTTGAGCGGATTCAGCAATGCTGCTCCCATGACCGCAAGTTTCGCCACAGTGGCAGGCACTACCCAGTGCTTGGACTGCATGCAGAACAACATCAAGTCCGAAGACGCAGTCAAAGGTGTACATCAACAATTATAGAGTTCCCGAAAGAACGATCAAGAGAGTTAAGAGTTGTTGTTGGTTTGATTCAAGCAGGACTAAGTGTGGCCATCAAGTGCAAATTAAGCAACGGGGAGTCCGAAACTAAAGCCACTGCTGCGGTCGAAGAAGGGGGGAGTTTCAACGTGCAGATCCCGAGCGAGCTCAAGGGCGAGTGCTTCCCGCAACTCCATGACGCCCTGGACGTGCCTCGCCCCGGCGAGAACGGGCTGCGGCCGTCCAAGCTCGTGATCAAGTCTAAAGAGGAGGGAAGGCATACGTTCGTCGCAGCATCGGGGAAACTCTCGTTCTCGTTGGCGACGCGTGCATCGGCATTCTCCTGGCCATTGTTTGAGCACCCAGCAGAGTGGCATCGTCTCCACATGCACTTCCTCCCCTGGCACAAGCCATGGCACCGGTTTCCTCCCTACGCTTTGCCCCACAAGCCTTACGTATAAATCTTGCACGACTGCACATTTCCTATTGCCAGGATTTATGGAACAAGCCTCGAGTCATTAGAACATTGATTGAGTCGGTGAGGCAACTAATcgaacaataatttttaaatattttttatttattatatatattattaaaatatataaatatttttataatataattaaaggGAAATTCTCTAAAGTATCTTAATTTTTCACTTTTTCCTATAGAGCGAGCTCTCTTTGTTTTATTTCATCTCTTATATTTTAAGAAATAAGATTATCTTTAGCTTCGACACGTATAGTGTCCACCTTCGTGCCACTCATGAAGGTTTCATCATCGTTTTCTTCATCTCTATCTCACCGATGGAGGTCTCGTCATAATCCTTGTAGACCTCACAAGGCCTCTCATTATCATTCTAGTTGCCTCCACCCCGCCCACAAAGGCCCCGTCATCATTCTTGGGTGTCATCACTCATAGGCCTTGTGAGGCTCCTTGTCATTGTCCGCGTCATCATCTGCATCCCCAGGGTGACATCATAGAGCATCCTCTCGAACGCTCTCATCCTACTTTTTATCTCTTGCTCTCGACGCTCGCTCTACACATGCTCTCTTGAGAATAGAAGAAAAGAAtataagataaaagcgacaaagaCGATAATGAGAAGCCTCACAAGACCTCGTGGATGGTGGGGCATTCACTAATAGTAAGCCACAAACAACCATTGAGGATAGTGACTAGTGGGATGGAGGTAACGTTAAGCTCatattttagaaaataagaaGTGTCATGtgagaataaaataaaaagattagGCTATGCAAGAAGAAAAACATGAGTTTCTTTTTTAGAAATCGTCATATAATTAAAGAGGATGTCTTTTGTTCTCTTTcatcctaataataataataataataataagatagatgtcttttgaaaaaatatcatatattcttgtaataaataaataattgaagTCATTTTAATTTTCTGAAACTCCAATTGACTGAACTGTTTAGGCACTTgaacaaaaaaatctttaaatgTCAATAAAAACAATAATGGTAAAGCGGTTGTGTGTTCATTCATATTAGTTGTAGCAATTAACCTATTTAGGTTGTGTCTAACAATCATAAAGCGCCAATTAGAAGGCCACTTCTCAAATCACGCTTTTATTGTAGAacgaaaaagaaaattaatttaacAAGCTAAAACTCTCGGCAAGATGAGACTTATCTatcaataattaaaaagaaattaCTGATGAGTCACATGGTTGAAAATTAACCTACTATCTTTGACTTAGGGTTAAGCATTTTTGGAACTCTACTAATTTAATTAGTTGGAGCCTACATATTATTATAACATATTTGCTAAGTTAATAATCTATTTTCAACAACAAAATAAGCTGAAAAATCTCGTTATGATCAGTGTATGGAGCTATTAGTTATGAAAATTTGCATGACGTAGAGCGATGTTATCCTATGTCATTATACTAAAATATAGATTTGCCTATGTAAATAGATCTCTAGAGTATCCTAATCTctagattaaaaaatttatattggaatccctatagttatgaaaatGAAACATCTATGTTTATTTATCCTAATGTCATCAGTTTTACttacgaaaatataaaaataatagataaaaagataattttaatatctcaattgATGGCAGCGGATGACATCGATGGTACCGAACGACGACGCTACTGGAGGTCATGGGTGACTGTTATGGATGAGGAGAGCGATGGTGAGAGATGAGGGTTGCTCTGCATCGACGCTGATACAATTATCGAGTGACGAAAGGGCCACTTGATATCTACATCAGCGGCCCTTTCGTCACTCAACAACTGCATCGATGCCAATGCAAATGCATAGTGACGAAATGGCTGCTCGGCTACTGCGTCGGTGTCAACGCAATTATCGAGCGACATCACTCTATATCTGCATTAGTGTCGATGCAATTACCGAGTGACACCTCTCTACATCTACGTTGACGTTCATGCAAATGTCGAGTGACTCTTTCATCACTCGATAACTGCATCGATGATGATACAGATGCAAAACGACGAAATGGCTGCTCGATAACTACATCAGCATCGATAAAGATGCAAAATAGCTCTCATCTCTGATCTCATCCATAATTGTCACCCATGGCCTCTAACGATGTCGTTGTCTATCACCACCAATATCGTCCATCATCAACAATTGAAacattgaaattatatttttaattaatatttttcatattttcattgataaaaccaATAttgttatgataaataaatataaatatattatttttataattataaatattttaatataaaatttctaAGCCTAAAAATTAAAATGTGAAgatctaatatataattagccctaaAAGAGACAACTTTTTTGGTCCACTCATTGTACGAAAAACTTTCTATTTAGTTTCATATATATATTGAAAGGAATAATGCCAACACAGATTATCTCTTACAAAGAACAATTTTTGATCCCTCACACTAGCAATCTCGATAGGCTTATTTTTGTTGTTAAGGTTTATAGATGATAATAAATGAAAGCACTTTGTTGCTTTCATGTTGCAAGGTGGCGTTGCGTCCCATCAATTCGATTCCAACCTCAGGTCTATCCCTGTGGCGGGGTAGATGTCGACGCAGTCCGCCCAAGGGTTGCAGCGGCCGcagacgccgaccgcgacgtcccGCAGCGCGCGCCAGACCGCGCTGTTGCACTTGAACCCGGACCCGAAGCCGATCTGCAACACCCGGTCCCCTTGGCGCACCCGCCCCTGGGCCTCCGCGTAGGCCAGCTCGTACCACAGCGAGCTGCTGCTGGTGTTGCCGAACCGGTGCAGCACGCTCCGCGACGGCTCCATGTCCGCCGCGCCCAGCCTCAGGTTCTTCTGGACCTCCTCCAGCACCCCCCGCCCCCCGGCGTGCACGCAGAAGTGCTCGAACGCCCGCCGGAAGTTCGGGATGTAGGGACGCACGCCCCTCAGCCTCAGCACCCGCCGCGCCACCAGCGTTGCCAAGAACTTGAGCAGCTCCGACGGCGGTAACACCAGGGGCCCCAGGGTGGTGATGTTGGTCTTGAGTGCGTCCCCGGCCACGGCCATCAGCTCCCGGGCCAGGGACACCCCGACTGCCCCGCGGTCGTCCTCCCGCTGGTACACACACCCGTAGCAGCCGTCGTCCGCCCCCTTGTGCGTTCTTACCGCGTGCACCAGCCGGTACTTGGCCCGCCCCGCGTCCGCCCGTCGGTTGGACAGCAGGACGGCGGCGCCACCCATCCGGAAGATGCAGTTGGACAACAGCATGGAGCGTTCGTTGCCGAAGTACCAGTTCAGCGTAATGTTCTCCGTGCTCAGCACGACCGCATAGGCGTTGGGGTTCGCCTGGAGCAGATCCTTGGCGAGGTCAATGGAGATGAGCCCCGCGCTGCAGCCCATTCCGCCCAGATTGAAGCTCTTCACGTCTTCCCGCATCTTGTAGTGGTTCACGATCATGGAAGCCAGCGACGGGGTCGGGTTGAACAAGCTGCAGTTAACAATGAGGACGCCAACGTCGCGCTCCGGGTCGACGCCCGTCTCCTCGAAGAGGGCGTCGAGGCAGCGGAACATGACGGCCTCCGCCTCCATCCGGGCCTCCGCCATGCACAGCCGAGGGGGCCGCGCCTGCACCCCCGGCGGCAGGTACGTCTCGTCCCCCAGCCCTGATCGCATCGTGATATTGGTCTGGAAATCGAGTGATTCCCCGGTGAAAACGTGGGTGCACTCGGTCATCTCCAAGAACCCCTCCTTGGAGATCTTGTGCTCGTCCTCGGGCCTGTAGCAAGCGAAGTCCACGAGGTAGACGGGGCGCGGCCGCCTCAGGTAGTAGGCGCCGAACAGAACCATCAGGACGGCGACGGAGGCAAGGCCGGTGGCGGGGTCCAAGGAGAGAAGCCGATCGAGCCGTAGAGTGGCGGCAACGGTCGCAAGAATGAGGGGGGCCAGGAGGTAGGCGGTGGGGACGGCGGCGTAGTGGAGGCCAAGCTTGACGTACTTGAGTTTGACGAACTGGAGGAAGTCGGGCAGGCGACGGCGGATCTTGATGACAATGGAGGAGCCCCCGAAGGCCATTTCCGCGGTCAGGCACTCGCGGCCCATCACAGCGGGCTCCGCCGTCGCTGCCTCCATCCTAATCCACTAGACAGGGATGGTGGCACCAGCGACAGCCAGTGAAGGAAGATATATAAATGGTAAGAAATCAATGCAGTAGGAAAAGACGAAGAAGGACGGAGAGTAAATGTGTGTGCGCGCCGACGGCAGCGACGGTAGCAGCAGTCGTGGATGGGACAACGGCAGCTGGAGAGAAGACTGGGGAGGCGATGGGTGAAGCAGGTGGCCGAAATTAATTGGAGATCGCTCAACAACCAGGCAGGGTGGCGGGCGGAAGCTGCGTTGACGCGTTCCGCCTCCGCCATGATTAATGACGGACGCTCCTTCCTCCCGAGCTTGACTTGACCAGAAAGAAATCCAAACATTTTGACATATTTATCCTTCAACAGTTTCCAAATAACATATTTGTCACACGTACGCTTTTCCCATTGATTCATATCAGCGTCTTCCTCTGTTCTCCAGGCGCTGTTCATCGTCTCGATGAACTCCTCTGCCCTCTTATGCAGCTCAGCATCTTCACTATTGGAGACTTGTATCTAAGTGAAGGGTCAACTCTGCTCTGGAAGAGAACATCGCATGAAGAAATTACAGCGACAATAAGGCGATTGCTGACGGACATGCATAAGAACAATTTTGATAACAATATAATACAAGGTAAGCATGTAAAGCATAAATCCCTTCAAATTCTAAGACTTCTGGTTCGCGACATAAGTTAAAGAAATTGATTGCAGCTTTTAAGCCAATTAACTGTACATAAAAAAGCACAGATGTTTGCAGAGCTTGTTTGTGCCTCAAAAGGAACAACAATTTCACGATTAATTTGTACAGAAATTTATAGAAAACGAACGAAATGCCATGATAATTACTTATCTTCATCGAGGACGTGGATGCTGCTCCTCCGTGCAAGCTGCAAGTCAAGCAAACCTTATGGATAATGATGTTTTGCAGTGCCAGTAAAGGAGTCATTTGCCATCAGAAGCAAGCAATCATCTACTTCA
The DNA window shown above is from Musa acuminata AAA Group cultivar baxijiao chromosome BXJ2-4, Cavendish_Baxijiao_AAA, whole genome shotgun sequence and carries:
- the LOC103982713 gene encoding 3-ketoacyl-CoA synthase 1-like, whose amino-acid sequence is MEAATAEPAVMGRECLTAEMAFGGSSIVIKIRRRLPDFLQFVKLKYVKLGLHYAAVPTAYLLAPLILATVAATLRLDRLLSLDPATGLASVAVLMVLFGAYYLRRPRPVYLVDFACYRPEDEHKISKEGFLEMTECTHVFTGESLDFQTNITMRSGLGDETYLPPGVQARPPRLCMAEARMEAEAVMFRCLDALFEETGVDPERDVGVLIVNCSLFNPTPSLASMIVNHYKMREDVKSFNLGGMGCSAGLISIDLAKDLLQANPNAYAVVLSTENITLNWYFGNERSMLLSNCIFRMGGAAVLLSNRRADAGRAKYRLVHAVRTHKGADDGCYGCVYQREDDRGAVGVSLARELMAVAGDALKTNITTLGPLVLPPSELLKFLATLVARRVLRLRGVRPYIPNFRRAFEHFCVHAGGRGVLEEVQKNLRLGAADMEPSRSVLHRFGNTSSSSLWYELAYAEAQGRVRQGDRVLQIGFGSGFKCNSAVWRALRDVAVGVCGRCNPWADCVDIYPATGIDLRLESN